In Thermococcus sp. MV5, the following are encoded in one genomic region:
- a CDS encoding indolepyruvate oxidoreductase subunit beta: MEFNLIITGVGGQGGLTLSRIIGNAAMKEGYNVRIGETLGMSQRYGSVLSYLRFGEEVYSPLIEEGDADLMLALEPAEALRNARFLSGKSYAIVNAYPIHTATTLVGKEEYPDLDDIQKALKRICAVEMMNFQKEADKINPRTLGVLMLGYAYGRGLVPLRKESIIEGIKETLKSKLWGTNILALERGIELAR; the protein is encoded by the coding sequence ATGGAGTTCAATTTAATCATAACCGGTGTTGGTGGTCAAGGAGGGCTTACACTCTCAAGAATCATTGGAAATGCCGCAATGAAAGAGGGTTATAATGTCAGAATTGGTGAAACTCTTGGAATGAGCCAGCGGTATGGAAGCGTGCTTAGCTATCTTCGTTTTGGAGAAGAGGTTTATTCTCCTCTAATTGAAGAAGGAGATGCTGATTTAATGCTGGCTCTCGAACCTGCGGAGGCCTTAAGAAATGCTCGCTTTTTGAGTGGAAAAAGCTATGCAATAGTTAATGCATATCCTATTCACACAGCCACCACGTTGGTCGGGAAAGAGGAATATCCAGATCTGGATGACATCCAGAAGGCCTTAAAAAGAATATGTGCTGTTGAAATGATGAATTTCCAAAAGGAGGCGGATAAAATTAATCCACGAACCCTTGGGGTTTTAATGCTTGGTTATGCTTACGGTAGAGGTCTGGTACCACTAAGGAAAGAGAGCATTATAGAGGGTATTAAAGAAACATTAAAGTCTAAGCTGTGGGGGACCAACATTCTAGCCTTAGAAAGGGGTATTGAACTGGCCAGATAA
- a CDS encoding metal-dependent transcriptional regulator, with protein sequence MEISKREEEYLETMYILQKNKGIIRVKDISKKLGVRPPSVVDALKKLNEKGFIEYEKYDRILLTEKGVEIAKSTYQKHLLLMKFFTEILGIPPEIAEEDACQFEHYVHEITAERMKEFAKYIQDHCPYVLKQFLKGSKEKS encoded by the coding sequence GTGGAGATAAGTAAAAGGGAAGAGGAGTACTTGGAGACTATGTATATTCTTCAAAAGAATAAGGGGATAATTAGAGTAAAAGATATCTCAAAAAAGCTCGGAGTAAGGCCTCCGAGTGTTGTTGATGCACTCAAAAAGCTTAATGAGAAAGGATTTATTGAGTATGAAAAATATGATAGGATTTTACTAACTGAGAAAGGGGTAGAAATTGCAAAATCTACTTATCAAAAGCATCTGCTTTTAATGAAATTCTTTACCGAAATCCTTGGGATTCCTCCTGAGATAGCGGAAGAAGATGCATGTCAGTTTGAACATTATGTGCATGAGATAACAGCTGAGAGGATGAAAGAATTTGCCAAGTACATACAGGACCACTGTCCTTATGTGCTTAAACAATTTCTAAAAGGGTCCAAAGAAAAAAGTTGA
- a CDS encoding class I SAM-dependent methyltransferase, translating to MGFEEYYQAFRAYTDIYSKEYQKRIEELEPYLLKFMKKKGKVLDLACGVGGFSFLLEEYGFDVIGVDISEKMIDKARAYGNEKNSKVEFLIGDAMNLPFKDNTFDYVIFLGNTTTHFLPRELNKVFKEVRRILKKEGLFLINFIDMRELLPRIRMGTVIGEKYWINKVTIDKEEKTALIEYKSDEITFRVRFVIWGSTTVDLLARMYFTPIETIKLNELSYLNIYKKK from the coding sequence ATGGGATTTGAAGAATACTATCAGGCATTTAGGGCATATACTGATATTTACTCAAAAGAATATCAAAAGAGAATAGAAGAACTCGAGCCCTACTTACTCAAATTCATGAAAAAGAAAGGAAAAGTTTTAGATTTGGCTTGCGGAGTTGGAGGATTTTCATTTCTTCTTGAAGAGTATGGATTCGATGTAATTGGAGTAGATATCAGTGAAAAGATGATAGATAAAGCTAGGGCTTATGGGAATGAAAAGAACTCCAAAGTCGAATTCCTTATTGGGGATGCTATGAATCTTCCCTTTAAAGACAATACCTTTGACTATGTAATATTTCTCGGAAACACAACAACACATTTTTTACCAAGAGAACTAAATAAGGTCTTCAAAGAAGTAAGGAGGATCCTTAAAAAGGAAGGTCTCTTTTTAATAAACTTTATAGATATGAGAGAGCTACTCCCTAGAATCCGGATGGGAACTGTCATAGGAGAAAAATATTGGATTAATAAAGTAACAATAGATAAAGAAGAGAAAACTGCCTTGATAGAATACAAAAGTGATGAAATCACTTTTCGAGTCAGATTTGTTATTTGGGGGAGTACAACTGTAGATCTACTTGCAAGAATGTATTTCACTCCAATAGAGACCATTAAACTTAATGAACTTTCATATCTAAATATCTATAAGAAAAAATAA
- a CDS encoding NCS2 family permease has product MSWFEEYFEFTEHRTNMKTEVLAGITTFMTMAYILFVNPAILSDAIGKEAFNSLVAVTALAAGISTIIMGLYAKKPFALAPGMGLNAYFAYSVVIGMGYDWRVALAAVFVEGILFIVLSVTKVRSAIIHAIPLSQKYAVGAGIGLFLTFIGLNDVGLLTAFVDESGVLKFTGFNVSALATKPIILFFFGLFLAGVLITLRIKGALLISIITTSILGWITGAAPWPDHIFSTPNISYTFLKLDLQGLLNVGAIGVVFAFFMVDFFDTLGTVTGLSAKAGFLTKEGKVPDAEKVLLTDAIGTTFGALLGTSTVTTYIESAAGIEEGGRTGMTALVTGLLFLAVGLFIAPLAQAIPAFATAPALVIVGYYMLSAIRGVDFDDASEAIPAFLVLITIPYTYSIADGIGMGFISYTILKLFSGRGKEIHPLMYILTLIFIGYFAYLGGVF; this is encoded by the coding sequence ATGTCGTGGTTCGAGGAGTATTTTGAGTTCACGGAGCATAGAACAAATATGAAAACCGAAGTGCTCGCCGGTATTACAACGTTTATGACTATGGCATACATACTCTTTGTAAACCCAGCTATATTGAGTGATGCAATAGGTAAGGAGGCATTTAACTCACTTGTAGCTGTTACAGCATTAGCAGCAGGAATATCCACAATAATAATGGGACTCTATGCAAAGAAGCCTTTTGCATTAGCTCCAGGAATGGGCCTTAACGCTTATTTCGCATACAGCGTTGTTATTGGGATGGGTTACGATTGGAGAGTTGCCCTCGCAGCTGTTTTCGTTGAAGGTATACTTTTCATAGTACTAAGTGTCACAAAAGTAAGAAGTGCCATAATACATGCAATTCCCCTGAGTCAGAAGTATGCTGTTGGAGCAGGTATAGGTCTTTTCTTGACGTTTATAGGTCTCAACGATGTTGGTCTGTTAACGGCCTTTGTTGATGAAAGTGGTGTCTTAAAGTTCACCGGCTTTAACGTATCTGCACTTGCCACGAAACCCATAATACTATTCTTCTTTGGACTATTCCTTGCGGGAGTCCTTATCACCCTTAGGATTAAAGGAGCTTTGTTGATCTCAATCATCACCACTAGTATACTTGGATGGATAACTGGTGCTGCACCTTGGCCAGATCATATCTTTTCAACACCAAACATAAGCTACACCTTCTTAAAGCTTGACCTCCAGGGGCTTCTCAATGTGGGGGCTATTGGAGTAGTATTTGCCTTCTTTATGGTAGATTTCTTCGACACGCTTGGAACAGTCACAGGATTAAGTGCCAAAGCGGGTTTTCTAACAAAGGAAGGGAAGGTTCCAGATGCTGAAAAAGTCCTCTTAACTGATGCAATAGGTACAACTTTTGGAGCGTTACTTGGCACTTCAACGGTTACTACATATATAGAAAGTGCGGCTGGTATAGAAGAAGGTGGAAGAACAGGAATGACAGCCCTCGTCACAGGTCTTTTGTTCCTAGCAGTAGGATTGTTCATAGCTCCACTTGCCCAAGCTATTCCTGCATTCGCAACAGCACCAGCTCTTGTTATAGTGGGTTACTACATGCTAAGTGCAATACGAGGAGTAGACTTTGACGACGCAAGTGAAGCTATTCCAGCGTTCCTAGTACTCATAACCATACCTTACACTTACTCAATTGCAGATGGAATAGGAATGGGCTTCATAAGCTACACTATACTTAAGCTCTTCAGCGGCCGTGGAAAAGAAATACACCCACTCATGTACATATTAACCTTGATCTTCATAGGATACTTTGCATACTTGGGAGGGGTCTTCTGA